Sequence from the Malaciobacter pacificus genome:
ATCCATACCTTCTGTTATAGATACAAAAGAGATATTTCTTTGTTTTAAAGATGAAATTACATTTATTAAATGAGCCAGACTTCTTCCTAATCTATCTAATTTCCAAACAACTAAAGTATCACCCTCTTTTAAAAATTCTAAGGTTTCATCAAGGCCAACTCTTTTATCTTTAGAACCAGATGTTTTATCACTAAAAATATTTCTTTCATCAACACCATATTTTTTTAATGCATCTTTTTGAAGATTTAGATTTTGATCATCAGTTGAAACTCTTGTATATCCAATAAGCATACGGAAAACCTTTTAATTAATGTTTTCGTATTATATCATAATCCGATATAGTTTTTCGTATATTTATTTGGTGGTTTTTTAAAGATTTTTAGATTTTGGTAGAGGGTATCGGAAAACAGATGTTTTCCGTTAGAGTATTTATCTTTTAGGAGGATTATTCCCCCTGCCCTTTCCTGAAGGTATATTTGGTTTAGTACTTGGTCCATTAAATGGTCTTGTATTTGATTTTGACATTTTCTTTCCTTTTTAATTAATGTAAAAGAATTATAAATCATATTTCAAGGTCAAAGTCATTCTAGCAGTGCCACTTTGTATTTTTTAAAATACTTAATCATCTTATTTAATAAATCATCTTCAATATTAACTTTGTCAATATCTGAGAAAAATGGTACAGTGTATTTAAACAAAATATTTAAATCAAAACTATCACTATTATTTTGTTCAGAAAGTACTTTTTTAAAATCTATACAATACTTTAGTTTAAACTTATTTAATTTTTCAAAGTCTTTATTATCTATTTTTTCTTTAATGATTTTTCTAAAATTCTCTAATTTTTCTAAAAATTGATCTTCAATTTCTTCATCAATATTAAATTCTCTTTTTATATGCAATAATGCTCTTAAAATTAACATTAAGATTAATTGTGATCTTTGCTCATATTTTTGCTTTTTTGAGAAAAAAACTACATTCATGACTATAATTTTAAAAAACTCAGGAAGACTACCTTTATTCCATTTTATTAAATTATTTACAAAAACTTTAGTCTGATCAATATCTTTCATATCAGAATGATAGTTTGCTGACATCACTTCACTTAGATTATAAAATGTAGTATGTAAATCATGTGCAATACCATTTTGATTTTTATTAGATATTTTTCCATAATTAAGAATATATGGTTTAAAACTATTTGTTTTTAAAGACTCTTCGAAAAGTGAAATATTAATACCTAATTTACTAATATTTTCTAAAATATATGCAATCTGAAAAGAAAATATATTCACTGTCTTTTCAATATTTTGTATTTCAAATATATCTAAAAATCTATAGGTAAATGTAATATTGTTTAACTCTTTAATAAACTCTAAACTAATATCATTTTCAACTTTATAAAACAAGTTATCAAATAAAAGATAAAATATATTTGCCTCTTTATATAATAACTCTATAAAATCATCATCCCTCATATTTTGAGAATTTTTAAATTTAAAGAATTTCTTTTTTTCTTTATTTGTGTCTTTGTTTTTGATACGATAAACATCTTCAAAGGTATAAACTCTATGATTTACGCCCCATGTTTTCCAAAATATTGAGTTAAAATCTAATTGCATTTTATTTTAAATATCCAATTTATGACCATTTAATCTAAGCCACTCTTTTTTTTCCAGATAATTTGGCATAAGTTTTGATAATTCTTTCCAAAACTTTTCATTATGAGTATGTTCTTTTAAGTGAACTATTTCATGAACTATTACATAATCTATTATACTTAATGGAGCCATAGCAATTTTCCAATTAAAATTTAAACTACCCTCTTTTGTACAAGACCCCCACCTAAAACCTAATTCCATAATCCTAAAAGTTGGTTTTTCAATTCTTTTTTCATTACAAATTAGCTCTAACCGTTCTTCTATTTTATTCTTTAAATGAATTGAATACCAATCTTTAAATATCTCTTTTGCTTTAGATTGTTTTCTTTTTCCTAAAATAAACCAACCACTTTTAAGCTTCAAATCATCATTCTCTTCAATAATTTGCAACCTATAATTTCGTCCTAAATAACTAAAACTTTCACCTGATACAAACTTCTTTTCAAAGATATCTTCATTAGCTGATTTTTTAATAGCCAATTTTTCCCAAATCCATAATCTTTTTTTATAAATATATTTTTCTATTTCTTCTTCATTTAAATTCTCTGGAGCATTAACTATTACTTTACTATCTCTATCTATTGTAATTGTTATACTTTTTCTATCTGATCTTATTAATTCATAATCAATTAGCAATATTTAACTCCTCTAAAGCCTTTTGATTTTCTTTTGATATACTCATAAATTGCTCTTTAATTGATGACATATTTTTTATCAAATTACTTTGCTTAGTTGTAGCTATCATTCTTACTAATTGATTTTCTAAATTGTGTCTAGCATTTTCTCCTGTTGATCCCCAAAAGTCAACTCTTTGAATTTCTCTTGAAGTTGCTTGTACACTTTCAATTACTAATTCTATGATTATAATTTTAATCTCAGCAGTCAATTCATCCTCATTATAGAAACTTTCAAACATATCATTATAAGCCATACAAACATTACATTTCATTTCTTTAAATACAGCAAGAACTTCTCTACCATCTTTCATATCTTCTTTAAATTTAGACAATTTTTCAACTAGCTTATCCCATTCACCTTTATGCTCTGCAATAATCTTTTCTAACTTCTCAGCTAATGATTTGTAATGTATTGGGTCTTTCTCTAAATTAATTCTAATTGTATATCTCAAAGCATGTTCCATTTCAGAAGCAACTGCTTTATTTGGTCTTCCATTCAACGCTTTTTCAAACTCTTCATCAAATATTGATATAGGTCTAACTTTTGTTTCAATCCCTTCACTTTCTAAGTGTTCATTTATAAGTTTTTTAACCTTTTCTCCAATTCCTTCAATGTACAATTCTTCATCTCTATATCTTCTATGTGCCTCATTTTTAATAAGTCCTAATACTTTAGCATCATCTAAAAAATATCTTTTTATAGGATGAGGAAGAATAAAATCTATTAGTTTTGTAAATGTTTTATATAAGACTTTAAACTCTGCTCTTAGTTTTTCATCGGCTAATAATATAACTGCATCTTCAATAGTTTGTTCACTTATCTCTTCTATTTTATTTTCACTAAAAAACTGTATTGCTTTTCTATGAGCAAGTTCTAGCTGAGATAGTTCACTTGAAAAGTCTTGCATAACATCTTCTACATCTGCATCTTCATAATTAGCAAGTGCTTCTTTTAAATGAGCCCCTACTCCATAATAATCTACAATCAATCCTCTAGTTTTACCTTCATATGTTCTATTTACCCTAGCTATTGCTTGAAGTAAATTATGAGCAGTTAACTTTTTATCTAAATACATTACTTGCTCAATAGGTGCATCAAAACCTGTCAATAACATATCACTTACAACTAAAAATGCTAATTGTGATGTTTTTAAAGGATCAAATATATCTTCAGTTGAAGATTCTAAAGGAGAAGTAGTAAATAAAGGCTTTTTAAAGCTTGCTACTGAGTTATCTTTATGAGATTTTGTACTAAATTCTTTTGGAAATTGATCAGCATTATCATTGTGTTTTGAAGAAATTACGACTGTAGAATCTAATTTACCTATCAATTTTTTATATGGATTACTATCTTCTAAATCTTCATAATACTCTTTTAATGCCTTTTTTAAAGCTTCATTATAAACTATTGCAGCTTTTCTCGAAGAGCTTACTACTTGTGCTTTATAGCCATTTGGTAAAATATTTTGAATATAATGTTCTACCATATTTTTAGCAATAACTTCTATTCTTTTAGGAGCTTCTAGAATATCCCCTTTTGTTCCGTATTTCTTTTTTATTAACTCTATTTGTTCTTTTGTTAAATCTGCAAATAAATCTTCAAACTTACCATCAAATTCACCTCTATTTTTTATAGTATCTTTTGAAGTCATTCCTTCATATATAATTGGAACTGTTGCACCATCTTCTACTGCTTCTTTTATTTTATAAGTATCAATATAACTTCCAAAAGAACCTACAGTTTTAGATACAGGAGTACCAGTAAAAGCAATTTTCACTGCATCAGGAAGTGCTAGTCTAAGTGCTGAACCAAATTTTGAGTACTGTGTCCTATGTGCTTCATCAATAAGTACAATTACTTTTGATGTATCAATACCATCACTGGCTTTTTCAAATTCACCTTCAGAAAACTTTTGCATCATGGTCATATTGATATTACTAATGTCATTGGATAGTTTTTTCTTTAAATCACTTCCATTTGATGCTACAAGTATTTCTTCACCAATTAAAGTTGCTGTTTCTTCAAGTTGCTCTTGCAAATCACTTCTATCAACTATAAATAAAATCTTATAATCTTGTAGTTCTTTTATAGTTCTAGAATATCTAACTAAAAATACCATAGTAAGAGATTTACCACTTCCTTGTGTATGCCAAATCACACCATTTCTATCTTCTAAAGTTTCTGATTCAAGTATCCTTTTTATAGTTTTCTTAACTGCTCTATATTGTTGATATCTACAAACTACTTTTACTCTTTTTCTACCACTACCCATAACAATAATAAAATTTCTCATAATCTCAAGTAGATTTTGTTTATCAAGCATACCTGCTACTAAAATATCTTGTTCATCTTTTCCAAATTCATCTAAACTTTTTGGATATGGATCTTTCCAACTCAGATAGTGTTCCAAATTTGAGCTAATTGTTCCACTTTTAGCTTGTGTTCTACAACTAACTACAACAAATGCATTTGTGTTAAATAGTTTTGAAGCACCTTCACTTTGTTGAGTACCTCTTGTATTCATATACCTTTTTAATTGATTAACACCTTCATGTATTGGATCTGTTATATCTGGTGCTTTACACTCTATTACAACTAAAGGAATACCATTTACAAATAGAGTTATATCAGGGATAATAGTTTGTGCTCCATCAATCATAAATTGTGATATTGCTAAAAAGTGATTATTAGATATATCATCAAAATCTATATATTTTACTGTTGGAGATTTTACTCCTGTTTCATGATTTATATCTACAGATGTATTTTCAAGTAGTAGTTCAGTAGAAGCAAGGTTATTTTCAAAGAGTGTTGAGTGGTTTATATTTTTAAGAGTTGAAATAACTTCTTTTATTTGTTCATCTCTAAGCCAAGTTCCATTAATATCTTTTATTTTTTGAGATAAAACATCTTCTAAAATTACATCTTTAAAAGTTGCTCTTCCAAGAAGTGCTTTAGAAGTTCTATGTTTATTATCATTATCTTCAATTACTAATGTATTCCAACCTAAACTTTCAAGTTGTTCTAAAAACTTATTTTCAACAAAAGCTGCTTCTCTAATCCAACTACTCATAGATGTCCTTTATTTACCTAATGAATTTATTTCATCCTCTAAATTTTTTAATGTTTCTAATATCTCTTCAAAAGTTAATTTCTTATCAAATATCATATTTTCCATAGCTTTATAATCTTTCTCTAAATCTTTGATATGAATATCTGATGGAGTAAGTTTTATAGTTCCTGGTTTTGCATCTTCAAACTTTGCCCAAGTTGCAGGATAAAACTTTAGTTTAAAATCGACTACTTGTTTTAGTAAATCAATATCTAATAATGCTTCATCTTTTACAGATGATTTTGCCATCATTGCTAAATCATAATAGTGTCTTGAATATCTAATTGGAAGCTTTTTATCTTCACTTCTATTTGCTTCTTGATGTAAGATTGTAGCTTTCTCCCAAAATGTTCTTTTAGCTAGTATTGCATTTACCTTACATACATGTTGTTCAAATAGTATTGGAAAAGAATCAACTACATAAGCAGATATTTCAAAAGTATCTGAAGGCGTCCAAGAAGCTAAAGGTCCTATTTCAAGAAGTATTTCATTTCTTAAATATCCATCTTTGAATGTTGCAGGATATGAGATATTTATATTAAAAGGATTTTCTTCATCTATCTTACAAGTACATGTTGGACTTAATAAATCTTGAACTATAGGTAATAGCACTTCATTTATATAAATAATTGCATTTTCATTTACTTGCTGATTAAATTTTACTTGTTTATTTTTACTATCTTTATCTTCTTTAGGATCATCTTTTGTAACTTCTCTCCAATCAAGGATTAAATCAATGTCTTCTGAAAACCTTCCTATTAGATTAAATACTTTAGATAAAGAAGTACCACCTTTAAACATCAAAATTTTATTTAATCTATCATCTTTAAAGATTTTATCAAGTACCCATACAACCCAAAAATCTTTTTCGACAATTGCAGGTGTTGCACCAGTTCTAACAGCAGACTCACTAAAAAGTTGTTCTCTTTCTTCATTACTTAATTCAATTATTCTATTCATTATCACTCTTTTTGCTGCAAATCTCTTTTATAATCTCATATATCCAATCTGTTGATGTTTTTGTGTCTTTTAATATTTTGTCATACATCTTTTCATCTATTTGTTTTTGAATTTTTAAGATAGTTTCATTTGTAATATTTTCTTTTCCAAGAGTTTTTAAAGCTTGAACTATTAAAGAACTCTCTTTATATTTAAATCCAATATTTTTTAATGCTGATTTTTTAAACTGAATATTTATCTTATTTAGTATTTCATATTTTTTTGATGGACCATTTGATAGATAAATATAATTACCAACTATTTGAGTTGATAGTCCTAAAATATTTAAAGCTGTATCACCACTAACTTCAATTTGCCAGTTAAATTTTCTAGCATAAGCATGTGCTACTTGTTCTATATCAGGAGAAAGATTAGTTTTTAGAAGTTCACTATATTTTGGATAGTCATAAATACCTCTAGACACTCTTCTTATCTTTCCTTTTTCAACTAAATCTGATAAAGTATTGTCTATTTCTTGTCTAGTAAACTTATGTATCAAATCACTTGATGAAAAAGACCAACCCCTTCCATGACCTGCAATAAAATAAAATACCTTTTCATAGAGATTCAAGAGTATATCCTTAAAATATTTTTCTAGAAAAAAGTATATCTTTTTCTAGATTTATATTACTTTATAAAGCTAACTCAATACTTCTATATTCGTAACATTTATAGTTTGTGGTTTTATTTTTTCTCCATATACTTTAATTCTATTAGAATCAAAACTATTTAGATCTTTTAATAAATTTAATACATTTTCAAATTGAGTAAAATTTGTTCTTGACAGATTTTCTAAATGACAATAAAATTTACCTATACCATCAGAATACATTTCAAATGAATTTGTTCTTTGTTTGTATGCTTCAAAAATACCAATTATTTCAATATTTTCATTATATATATTTTTTGTTTGTTGCTTTAAATAAGCTCTTTTTGTAATTTCAAACTCAACACCATCTATAATAATAAAAAATTCTTTTAACCTTTTTTGACTATTTAAATCATTTAAATTCTTTATTATAGATTGATATCTGTATTGTTGATCCTTATCATCAAATTTAAAAGGATTAATCTCTTCATTTTCTATATCATCATATATTGAACGAATGAAATTAATAGGTTCTTCATATCTTTTAGTTGATTCTAAAATTAATTTTAAACTTCCATGAGCTTTTTTAATATAAATATCATCACTTCTATATTCAGGATTATTAATAGGAGTAAATAATTGAGTTTTTATTCCGTGAATACTATTCATAGCATTAAATTGTGCAGTTTCAAGCATAGGACTATTTTGATTACCTCTAAACCCAGCTCCAACTAACCTTACACCAAAATGCTCACAAAAACTTGTATTTTCAATAGAAACTGTTAATCCATAAAAATCCTGTAGAAAATCAACAAAAGTTCTTAAATTATCTTCATATCCATTATCAAGCATTTCAAAAGTTTGTTTTTCATAATTTCCTATATCTAAATATTCTAGTTCTAATTTACCATTTAATGCATCAATCATTATTGATTCATAAGTCTCATTAAGATCAAAAAATAAATCATAATCATCTTTTGAGTTTACAATCGTATGAAAACATAAGTTATCTTCAGTTTTAATATTTGTTAAATAAACTTTTACTTCAATACTCATTATGCAACCTCCTTATACATTTTTGCAAGACCAATACCTTTACAATTTTTATATACCCAATGCTTAAAATCATTATCTGGATTTGTTCTATCTTTTAAATAACTAGGATTGATAGAAAAAGGATTATTTTTTATAGCTTTATCTATCTCTTCTAGAGACATATTCTTCACTTCTCTTAAATATCTTTGAATAGCAACTTTTATCAGATTTTCATCTCTTACCGTCGCAAAATTGTAAAATAACTTTTTCCATACAACTAAACCGTCCCACGCTGCATCTAATTGAATTTCTAAAAATCCATTTATTTTATATGTTTCTAACTCTTTTACATGGACATTTGAAGCTATGTTTTTCCCTTGAAATTCATCTTTTAACATAAAATATTCATGTTTTACAACTTTTCCTGATTTACTAGAATCTGAAAATAATTGTTTATTCTGAAAATATAGTCTCTCTATAGGTCTATGTAGCATATTTATATTGTGCTTATCAAAAACTATTATTAAAATTTTTTTTGTTGAACAATCAACAGAACTAAAACTATGTGAAATATTTTTTGAAATTATTTTACCATCTTTATAAATATTTTCGACATCAGTATCACTAATTAAACTATTACAATACATTTAATAACCTTAAATTAAGAGAATTATATTCTATCACTATCACACTTTAACCCTCACTTTTCCACTTAATAAATCACTCATAAGAGCTTTTTTAAGCTCTTTTAGCTTTGCTAAATTTTCTTCTTCTTTTTCTATTTTTTTATCTTGAATATTTAATATTTTTGCAATTTTTATTTGTTCATCTATATTAGGCATAGGAATGTTCATTAAAGCAATCATATCGTATCTGACAGAATCAACTGAACCTTTTGCAGAATATTTATTTACTTGTTCAATAAAATAGGTTTTGAAATATTCAAAAAAGAATTTTGAATCTAACTTCATACTAAATTCATGTATACAATAAACTCTTTGATGAAAATCAAATTTTTCATTTACATGATGAAAGACTTTTCCTACACCAACACCATCCCCAGCAGTTAAAACTGCTTCACCATCAAAAGAGTAAGAATTAATCCTCTCTACAGTTTGAGAACGTACATAAAATGGGTAAACTCCATCGTCTAATCTATCCTGAGTATCTTTATTCCCTGTTATAATTTTTGAATGATTTTCAACAACATCAACTTCCCATTCTTCAGGAATAGGACCTAATTCACTATCTTTGTATTTGTGAGTTTTAGGAGTTCTTATTTTTCCATTTTTATCTATACCATTTTGAAGTAAATCACTCATCAAACCTTTTTTGATATTTTTTTCTTTATCAATAAGTTTTTGAGTTGATTCAATAGCTGTATCTAAAGTTGAAAGAATTTTGGCAATTTTTTCTTGTTCTTTTTTTTCTTTTGGAAAAAACATAAAAAACTTTTCAATTTCTTTAACTGTTAATTGAGGTTGAGCACTACCAAATACAGTATTTCCTATTTGATTATCAAAAATATTAGAGTTTAAAAATTTATATAAATAATCGGTAACTAATGTTTTATTTTCATTTCTTAATATAATCATTCCAGAATTAATTCTAATATGGTTATATTTAACTGACTTATTAAAATAAGATATGTTACCAACTGTACCTCTAGTTGTTAATACAATATCATTTCTTTCAAGTTTTCCTTTTCTAAGTTTGTCATCTTTTTCTTTATTAATAAATTGTAATTGATCAAATTTAAAACCATTTTTTGTTACATTTTTTGCACTTAAAAAGATACAATGCCCTTGATCAAAAAAATCTTCATCTTTAGGATAATTACTACCTCTATCTCCATCAATTAACTTTATTTTCAATGATTTAAAACTATCTATCTCCCATTCATCAGGAACATTTATTACTTCACTCATAAATAACCCAACTCGCTTAAAAATGATTTGATTTCATTCGTAGCTTCATCTCTTTGATTTTCTATTTCTTTTAAACTTACTTGATATTTATCCCATAGGTTTTCAATTGATTTTATAATAGCTTGTTTTTTCTCACTTAGATATCTATTTACTATATTTAAAGCATCTGTTTTAAGTTCTAGAACTATCCAATCTTTTATATTTACAATATCTTCAAAAAGCTTCTCTTTTTGCTCTTCTATTTTTTCTCTAGTTACAATTTTCTCATTCTCTTCTTTTTGAGATTTTAATTTTTTAAATAAATCTAATAGTTTAGAATGTAGTTCTTTTTGAGTTTCACTAAGAGATGATATAAATTCTTGATTATTTGATATAAAATTGTCACTTAAAAGATTATAGTCATATCCACTATTTTTTATTGACTTGATAACAAACTTATTATTTACCCACCATGAAGCAAATATACCTCTTATTTTGAACTTATTTAAGACAATATTTTCTTTAAAAAATTCTTCTACAAGTTCATAGCCACTTGTATAAAGTGTTGCTATATCACTAGACTTTTCATCTATTAATTTTTGATACTCATCATACCAAGAAGAAACTATTGATTTTACTTCTTCATCAGTTGTAATAAATACTTGTGAATTTTCAAGTAATTCTCTTATATTTTGTTTTTCTTCTACTTCATTTAAAAACTTGAAATAGTTTTCATCTTTATTTTCAAATACTAAACTTGAATCTATTTTAAAACTATCCATAAGTGTTTTATTCCATTCTATTTTTGGAATACCACCATTTATATGAGCTTTTACATCGTGGGGTTCACTTGGTGGAGTGTTATCGACATATCTTCTAATATTTAGATTAAAATCTTCTTTTTCAAGTTCTTCTAGTGAAACTAGCTTTGAGTATTTATCTAGTTCTACTTTGTTTTGGTAAACATAATTAATTTTTTCAATATCTTCAGCTCTTAAAAGATTTTGATTTTTACTCTCTTTATATTCTGCATCTGCATTTATAAA
This genomic interval carries:
- a CDS encoding recombinase family protein, which codes for MLIGYTRVSTDDQNLNLQKDALKKYGVDERNIFSDKTSGSKDKRVGLDETLEFLKEGDTLVVWKLDRLGRSLAHLINVISSLKQRNISFVSITEGMDTTTASGELFFHIFGALAQFERSLIQERVKAGLESAKKRGKIGGRPRAISDEKLEIIKKALDDGMSKAAACRTFNVKRSTLIDSLNRE
- a CDS encoding M48 family metallopeptidase, which encodes MLIDYELIRSDRKSITITIDRDSKVIVNAPENLNEEEIEKYIYKKRLWIWEKLAIKKSANEDIFEKKFVSGESFSYLGRNYRLQIIEENDDLKLKSGWFILGKRKQSKAKEIFKDWYSIHLKNKIEERLELICNEKRIEKPTFRIMELGFRWGSCTKEGSLNFNWKIAMAPLSIIDYVIVHEIVHLKEHTHNEKFWKELSKLMPNYLEKKEWLRLNGHKLDI
- a CDS encoding type I restriction endonuclease subunit R yields the protein MSSWIREAAFVENKFLEQLESLGWNTLVIEDNDNKHRTSKALLGRATFKDVILEDVLSQKIKDINGTWLRDEQIKEVISTLKNINHSTLFENNLASTELLLENTSVDINHETGVKSPTVKYIDFDDISNNHFLAISQFMIDGAQTIIPDITLFVNGIPLVVIECKAPDITDPIHEGVNQLKRYMNTRGTQQSEGASKLFNTNAFVVVSCRTQAKSGTISSNLEHYLSWKDPYPKSLDEFGKDEQDILVAGMLDKQNLLEIMRNFIIVMGSGRKRVKVVCRYQQYRAVKKTIKRILESETLEDRNGVIWHTQGSGKSLTMVFLVRYSRTIKELQDYKILFIVDRSDLQEQLEETATLIGEEILVASNGSDLKKKLSNDISNINMTMMQKFSEGEFEKASDGIDTSKVIVLIDEAHRTQYSKFGSALRLALPDAVKIAFTGTPVSKTVGSFGSYIDTYKIKEAVEDGATVPIIYEGMTSKDTIKNRGEFDGKFEDLFADLTKEQIELIKKKYGTKGDILEAPKRIEVIAKNMVEHYIQNILPNGYKAQVVSSSRKAAIVYNEALKKALKEYYEDLEDSNPYKKLIGKLDSTVVISSKHNDNADQFPKEFSTKSHKDNSVASFKKPLFTTSPLESSTEDIFDPLKTSQLAFLVVSDMLLTGFDAPIEQVMYLDKKLTAHNLLQAIARVNRTYEGKTRGLIVDYYGVGAHLKEALANYEDADVEDVMQDFSSELSQLELAHRKAIQFFSENKIEEISEQTIEDAVILLADEKLRAEFKVLYKTFTKLIDFILPHPIKRYFLDDAKVLGLIKNEAHRRYRDEELYIEGIGEKVKKLINEHLESEGIETKVRPISIFDEEFEKALNGRPNKAVASEMEHALRYTIRINLEKDPIHYKSLAEKLEKIIAEHKGEWDKLVEKLSKFKEDMKDGREVLAVFKEMKCNVCMAYNDMFESFYNEDELTAEIKIIIIELVIESVQATSREIQRVDFWGSTGENARHNLENQLVRMIATTKQSNLIKNMSSIKEQFMSISKENQKALEELNIAN
- a CDS encoding nucleotidyl transferase AbiEii/AbiGii toxin family protein, yielding MNRIIELSNEEREQLFSESAVRTGATPAIVEKDFWVVWVLDKIFKDDRLNKILMFKGGTSLSKVFNLIGRFSEDIDLILDWREVTKDDPKEDKDSKNKQVKFNQQVNENAIIYINEVLLPIVQDLLSPTCTCKIDEENPFNINISYPATFKDGYLRNEILLEIGPLASWTPSDTFEISAYVVDSFPILFEQHVCKVNAILAKRTFWEKATILHQEANRSEDKKLPIRYSRHYYDLAMMAKSSVKDEALLDIDLLKQVVDFKLKFYPATWAKFEDAKPGTIKLTPSDIHIKDLEKDYKAMENMIFDKKLTFEEILETLKNLEDEINSLGK
- a CDS encoding DUF6088 family protein → MNLYEKVFYFIAGHGRGWSFSSSDLIHKFTRQEIDNTLSDLVEKGKIRRVSRGIYDYPKYSELLKTNLSPDIEQVAHAYARKFNWQIEVSGDTALNILGLSTQIVGNYIYLSNGPSKKYEILNKINIQFKKSALKNIGFKYKESSLIVQALKTLGKENITNETILKIQKQIDEKMYDKILKDTKTSTDWIYEIIKEICSKKSDNE
- a CDS encoding restriction endonuclease subunit S, which encodes MSEVINVPDEWEIDSFKSLKIKLIDGDRGSNYPKDEDFFDQGHCIFLSAKNVTKNGFKFDQLQFINKEKDDKLRKGKLERNDIVLTTRGTVGNISYFNKSVKYNHIRINSGMIILRNENKTLVTDYLYKFLNSNIFDNQIGNTVFGSAQPQLTVKEIEKFFMFFPKEKKEQEKIAKILSTLDTAIESTQKLIDKEKNIKKGLMSDLLQNGIDKNGKIRTPKTHKYKDSELGPIPEEWEVDVVENHSKIITGNKDTQDRLDDGVYPFYVRSQTVERINSYSFDGEAVLTAGDGVGVGKVFHHVNEKFDFHQRVYCIHEFSMKLDSKFFFEYFKTYFIEQVNKYSAKGSVDSVRYDMIALMNIPMPNIDEQIKIAKILNIQDKKIEKEEENLAKLKELKKALMSDLLSGKVRVKV